The DNA segment ACTGGGCTTTGTAACGCTTAACATTACAGAAGCACCTTGCTTCGCTTCCTTTGCCAAACGCGTCAAGCACCTCCCTTGGGTACGAGTAGGACTTACCTGCAGTCCAGCGATGGGTTGGGCGCGGCATGTATCAAACAGACGTCGCGCGGTCCGCGGACTTTCAACAAAACAGTGCTGCAAGGTAGGCCATTGTTGCTGTCGCCATCGCAGCGCTCGAACAGCTGTTGTTTGCGGTCGTTAAGGATGTGCGAGCGGCAGAACCTCGACAACGGAATGGCCGTATTGCTACACCCTGCCTGGTTGCAAGTCACGCCCTCGTCAATTACGGGTACGCCAGTACGCGCGCTCTTCTGCTTCTCCTTGAGCCTGTCTTTGAGAACGGCTTCGGCACCGTAGGTGCGGTGGTATCGGTAATAGGCGCGGTAACGCTTGTACAGCGCCTCCTCCTGAGGCGAAGCGAAGTCCTTGGACACGGACCCCGATGCCCCCCTGTTGCGGAGGTACAGAGCGCGCTTCTCCATCAGAACGTCCGTAAGTCTCTTAAACTGGTTCAAGTACAACCTCTGCAGTCGCACAAGCTTATCACGGGTGATCGACGAGGCTTCCTCGACGGTGTATACGCCGGCGTGCCGGAGCGGATCGTCCAAGTCGTTGTCGAGACTGTCGGCATCGCTGTCTCCCGCCGCGCACGCTGGGAACTCGCCGATCGTGGGAGGCTCATCGTCGCTTTCGACGTCGTAAAACTTCACCGTGTTTCTCGCGGTGTCCGATTGGTCCACGGAATGCTGCGGGTCTCTGCAGTAGTGCTCTAATGTCTCGATCACCTTCTGCGGCGTTTCGACGAGGTGCTGCTTTTTGCCGGACGAGCGACGGTGCTGGAGAGCTTTTCGCGCGTGAAACTGGCACAGCGACTCGCGTTTGTCGGTTTTCGGCGCCGCATAGGCGCACCGGCG comes from the Rhipicephalus sanguineus isolate Rsan-2018 chromosome 6, BIME_Rsan_1.4, whole genome shotgun sequence genome and includes:
- the LOC119396596 gene encoding KAT8 regulatory NSL complex subunit 2 — encoded protein: MNCSEFDPSDKGKLAPGATNKRDKCKHQQDIAAMSVIRRVMVSRKPRPVAAPERKLCNYMHRVCLQARVEGYEYCMRHILEDKSAPFRQCAYTHAQSGRRCAYAAPKTDKRESLCQFHARKALQHRRSSGKKQHLVETPQKVIETLEHYCRDPQHSVDQSDTARNTVKFYDVESDDEPPTIGEFPACAAGDSDADSLDNDLDDPLRHAGVYTVEEASSITRDKLVRLQRLYLNQFKRLTDVLMEKRALYLRNRGASGSVSKDFASPQEEALYKRYRAYYRYHRTYGAEAVLKDRLKEKQKSARTGVPVIDEGVTCNQAGCSNTAIPLSRFCRSHILNDRKQQLFERCDGDSNNGLPCSTVLLKVRGPRDVCLIHAAPNPSLDCSVTESKGSTENVHVDVESTVDMDIPEIEHFQSMDDIAALGLDVVQPGCLFGLNQFGDPGESTDSALSDDGGTSSIIGLGAPPDILDDVDVVK